The sequence CGGCTCGCACTGCCGGATCGCCCCCATCGACGGCGATCATGATGTGCTTGAACATGCGACTCTTCCATCCGGATCAGACGTCCAGCGGCGACCGAGCGGCGATCTACCATGACCCGGCGCTGGCCTCCTGGCGTGATCGATCATTTCACCGGCCCGTCGCCATGTTCCATGACCTAAATCAAGGTCAAGCGGCACAGATATATCATTAGATGATATTAATTGGTGTGGCCGCCGCAGGGGGAGAGGAACGAAGGCTCTCCCGTGGCGACCGGTCTTTGGAGGTGCTCCGATGATCGAGAAGTTGGCCGGCTTTCCGAGCGATGTCCTCGCCTTCGCCTGCAGGGGGCGTGTCACTCGCAGGGACTACGAGACCGTTCTGATCCCCGCGGCGCAGGCGGCCTTTGAGGCCCACGACCGAGTGCGTCTGTACTACGAGATTGGCCCTGACTTCGAGACCATCGAGACGGGCGCTCTCTTGGAGGATCTCAAGGTCGGAATGGAGCACCTGACCAGCTGGGACCGGGTCGCGCTGGTGTCGGACGTGGATTGGATCCGCAATACCGTGCGCCTGTTCGGCTTCCTCCTGCCGGGCCGGCTGAAGGTCTTCCACCTCGGCGAGGCGAGCGAAGCCCGTCATTGGATCAGCGCTACGAATTGATGGTCGCCGGGCAGTGATCTTCATCAATGCCCCTCGCCCAGCCAGGTGAAACAAGCAGGCCACATCGATCGTCAGCGTGAACGGCTCAAGGCCCTTAGCTCAAAAACCCAGTCCGACACTCATTTCGCCGCGGAGGCTCTCCATGAAGGCGCTCGTCTACAAAGGTCCTGGCGCAATGGCGCTCGAGGATAGGCCGAAGCCCCAGGTGCAGGCGCCAGGCGATGCTGTCGTACGCATCGTCAAGACGACCATCTGTGGCACCGACCTGCACATCTTGAAAGGTGACGTCGCGACCTGCGCCCCCGGCCGAATTCTCGGCCATGAGGGGGT is a genomic window of Phenylobacterium montanum containing:
- a CDS encoding STAS/SEC14 domain-containing protein encodes the protein MIEKLAGFPSDVLAFACRGRVTRRDYETVLIPAAQAAFEAHDRVRLYYEIGPDFETIETGALLEDLKVGMEHLTSWDRVALVSDVDWIRNTVRLFGFLLPGRLKVFHLGEASEARHWISATN